From the Ictalurus furcatus strain D&B chromosome 19, Billie_1.0, whole genome shotgun sequence genome, one window contains:
- the myf6 gene encoding myogenic factor 6, whose protein sequence is MMDLFETNTYLFNDLRYLEADHGALQHLDMPEVSPLYQEDESPESPSQDGGEEHVFVPKALKPHCDGQCLIWACKICKRKSGPTDRRKAATLRERRRLKKINEAFDALKRKTVPNPNQRLPKVEILRSAISYIEKLQDLLHNLDEQDRLSEDGTFNRNPREHNVVNGEYRWKSTWQGNSDHSSAESSYREGCVTESLASSSLRRLSSIVDSISTEDTKTNEG, encoded by the exons ATGATGGACCTTTTCGAGACCAATACGTATCTTTTTAACGATCTGCGCTACCTGGAAGCAGACCATGGAGCCCTGCAGCACCTGGACATGCCGGAAGTTTCTCCACTGTATCAGGAGGACGAGAGTCCTGAGTCTCCGAGCCAAGATGGCGGAGAGGAACATGTTTTCGTCCCGAAGGCCTTAAAGCCGCACTGCGACGGACAGTGTTTAATCTGGGCCTGTAAAATCTGCAAGAGGAAGTCGGGCCCGACGGACAGGCGGAAAGCGGCGACTCTGCGTGAGAGACGGAGGCTGAAGAAGATAAACGAAGCGTTCGACGCGCTGAAGAGGAAGACGGTGCCCAATCCGAACCAGAGGCTTCCCAAAGTGGAGATTTTACGCAGCGCCATCAGTTATATCGAAAAACTCCAGGACTTGTTGCACAACCTGGATGAGCAGGACAGGCTGTCAGAGGACGGGACCTTTAACAGGAACCCCAGAGAACACAAC GTGGTTAACGGTGAGTATCGATGGAAAAGCACATGGCAGGGAAACTCAGATCATTCCAGTGCAGAGTCGTCTTATAGAGAAG GATGTGTAACAGAGTCCCTGGCGTCCAGCAGTCTCCGTCGTCTCTCCTCCATCGTGGACAGCATTTCCACCGAGGACACGAAGACGAATGAAGGGTGA